One genomic window of Bradyrhizobium sp. CCGE-LA001 includes the following:
- a CDS encoding AAA family ATPase, with translation MADQKASTSIEAVESGLAAQGYIASRQIATAVYLSQQIEKPILVEGPAGVGKTELAKAIAAWRGMKMIRLQCYEGLDEAKALYEWKYAKQLLYTQILKDKLGEVLGGAQTLHAALDQLHDFGDVFFSKEFVEPRPLLQALEQPGGCVLLIDEIDKSDAEFESLLLEILSDFQVTIPELGTVSAITPPTVILTSNSERDLGDALKRRCLHLHIGFPEQRLEERIVESRVPGISQTLRRQMVGFIHEVRSLDMKKLPSVSETIDWARVLVLLQATELDTEIVKDTLNVLLKYEADIEAASPQVTSFIAKAARSNVFG, from the coding sequence GTGGCTGATCAGAAGGCCTCGACGTCGATCGAGGCAGTGGAGAGCGGCCTCGCCGCGCAAGGCTATATCGCGAGCCGGCAGATCGCGACCGCCGTCTACCTGTCGCAACAGATCGAGAAGCCGATCCTGGTCGAGGGCCCCGCCGGCGTCGGCAAGACCGAGCTCGCCAAGGCGATCGCCGCCTGGCGCGGCATGAAGATGATCCGTCTGCAATGCTACGAGGGTCTCGACGAGGCCAAGGCGCTGTATGAGTGGAAATACGCCAAGCAGCTTCTCTATACGCAGATTCTGAAGGACAAGCTCGGCGAAGTGCTCGGCGGCGCGCAGACGCTGCACGCCGCGCTCGACCAGCTGCATGATTTCGGCGACGTGTTCTTCTCCAAGGAATTCGTCGAGCCCCGCCCTCTGCTCCAGGCGCTGGAGCAGCCGGGCGGCTGCGTGCTCCTGATTGACGAGATCGACAAGTCGGATGCGGAATTCGAATCGCTGCTCTTGGAAATCCTGTCCGATTTCCAGGTCACGATCCCCGAACTCGGCACCGTCTCGGCGATCACGCCGCCGACCGTCATCCTCACCTCCAACAGCGAGCGCGATCTCGGCGACGCCTTGAAGCGGCGCTGCCTGCATCTCCACATCGGCTTTCCCGAGCAGAGGCTGGAGGAACGCATCGTCGAGAGCCGCGTGCCCGGCATCTCGCAGACACTGCGCCGGCAGATGGTCGGCTTCATCCACGAGGTTCGCTCGCTCGACATGAAGAAGCTGCCCTCGGTTAGCGAGACCATCGATTGGGCGCGCGTGCTCGTGCTGCTTCAGGCCACCGAACTCGACACCGAGATCGTCAAGGACACGCTCAACGTACTCCTGAAGTACGAAGCCGATATCGAGGCAGCATCGCCGCAGGTCACGAGCTTCATTGCCAAGGCGGCACGGTCCAACGTCTTCGGTTGA
- a CDS encoding vWA domain-containing protein — protein MRENLHRFFRAARGAGVHVSPAESIDAMRAVKQVGFSDRAILRDALLLTLAKSQDEKLALGDCFDLFFSQPEPRHDQVENDDASDEASPDGEQSSAGATNDASDGQPSQELGPLAQMLLSQDRNAIAAAIASASGAASLSDIRYSTQRGIFSSRILDAMGLQRLRDDLEELTATNPSLAERLRAALDALREAVRDTVSQGLALYAREEAENLRNEILRNAPLARIERRQVAEMRALIRQIARRLRERYSKPRKRQRRGHLDVRRTLRRNAAWGGVPFLTAWKRKHRDRPRIVALCDVSGSVAQVADFFLLLIHSLHEVVDDVRSFAFSSHLIEVSEILEKNSPEEAMAEIMSKVGFGSSDYGSSLVDFEKEFMATLTPQTTVIVLGDARSNNLDPRADILRRISERSKRLVWLNPEGRLAWGFGDSEMPRYATFCSVVRQCATAQQLERAVSDIVATYQ, from the coding sequence ATGCGCGAGAATCTACATCGTTTCTTTCGGGCGGCACGCGGCGCCGGCGTTCACGTCTCGCCCGCCGAGAGCATCGATGCGATGCGCGCGGTCAAGCAGGTCGGCTTCTCCGACCGCGCCATCCTGCGCGATGCGCTGCTGCTGACGCTGGCCAAGTCTCAGGACGAGAAGCTCGCGCTTGGCGACTGTTTTGATCTGTTCTTCAGCCAGCCGGAACCACGACACGATCAGGTCGAGAACGATGACGCTTCCGACGAGGCGTCGCCGGACGGAGAACAGTCCTCCGCCGGCGCGACAAACGATGCCAGCGACGGACAGCCTTCCCAGGAATTGGGGCCGCTGGCGCAGATGCTGCTGTCGCAGGATCGCAATGCGATCGCGGCAGCGATTGCCAGTGCCTCGGGCGCTGCCTCGCTCTCCGATATCCGCTACTCCACCCAGCGCGGCATCTTCTCCAGCCGCATCCTCGACGCCATGGGCCTTCAGCGCCTGCGGGATGATCTCGAGGAGTTAACCGCGACCAACCCGTCGCTGGCCGAGCGTCTGCGCGCCGCGCTCGATGCCCTGCGCGAAGCCGTGCGTGACACGGTCTCCCAGGGACTTGCCCTCTACGCCCGGGAGGAGGCCGAGAACCTCCGCAACGAGATCTTGCGCAACGCGCCGCTGGCGCGCATCGAGCGCCGTCAGGTCGCCGAGATGCGCGCCCTGATCCGCCAGATCGCTCGGCGGCTGCGCGAGCGCTACTCGAAGCCGCGCAAGCGGCAGCGCCGCGGCCACCTCGACGTTCGCCGGACGCTCCGCCGCAACGCAGCCTGGGGCGGCGTTCCGTTCCTCACCGCATGGAAGCGCAAGCATCGCGACCGGCCCCGGATCGTCGCGCTTTGCGACGTCTCCGGCTCGGTCGCCCAGGTCGCCGACTTCTTCCTGCTGCTGATCCACTCGCTCCACGAGGTGGTCGACGACGTCCGCTCGTTCGCCTTCTCCTCGCATCTGATCGAAGTCAGTGAGATCCTGGAGAAGAATTCCCCGGAAGAAGCGATGGCCGAGATCATGTCCAAGGTAGGCTTCGGCTCCTCCGACTATGGCTCCTCGCTGGTCGATTTCGAGAAGGAGTTCATGGCCACGCTGACGCCGCAGACGACGGTGATCGTGCTCGGCGACGCCCGCAGCAACAATCTAGACCCCCGCGCCGACATCCTGCGCCGCATCTCCGAGCGTTCGAAGCGGCTGGTCTGGCTCAATCCCGAAGGACGGCTCGCCTGGGGCTTTGGCGATTCCGAGATGCCGCGCTACGCGACCTTCTGCAGCGTCGTACGCCAATGTGCCACCGCGCAGCAGCTCGAGCGCGCAGTGTCCGATATCGTGGCCACCTATCAGTGA